One window from the genome of Metabacillus flavus encodes:
- a CDS encoding MDR family MFS transporter: MRKKIMGALLLVTVLAAMEGTIVSTAIPRITSDLSGIELVSWVYAVYMLATAVSAPIYGKLADLFGRKKIMVYGIILFLIGAALCGIALTMEQLIIYRAIQGLGAGVVMPVTMTIIGDLYTETKDRAKAQGWISAVWGVAGVLGPLLGGFIVDTLSWRYIFFLNLPFGLVALMMLVKYYKEDVSKEKQRIDYLGAAAFSIGTISLLYALLSGSQSQDWSNPLIIGLFAAAFAVYGCFVWIEKRAAEPIIPLNLFSNKRVLIVNLLTLLTGAVIISITIYLPIWSQGVLGKSATAAGFILMPMPVCWTFGSIIAGNLVGRLKAQAIITMGTAFLSGGALLLFSLSAQSPESLIYVSIGLLGLGMGLMTPIFMLIIQGSVTSNKRGSAVALNTFISTFSQTLGSAVFGTVFNIVTLSQAGKGNLNLNASFDHGNVQAGELAGLQGILASGVHIIYGGTLLLAILSFGLSWFLVKARGNEVQGNI, encoded by the coding sequence ATGCGAAAAAAAATAATGGGCGCTTTGCTGCTCGTAACCGTTCTTGCCGCCATGGAAGGAACCATTGTCAGCACCGCGATCCCTCGTATAACAAGTGATTTATCCGGCATTGAACTTGTGAGCTGGGTGTATGCGGTTTATATGCTGGCAACAGCTGTTTCCGCTCCAATATACGGCAAGCTTGCAGATTTATTCGGCCGAAAAAAAATTATGGTTTATGGAATTATTCTTTTCTTAATTGGGGCTGCACTTTGCGGTATCGCGTTAACAATGGAGCAATTAATTATTTACCGTGCCATTCAGGGTCTAGGTGCCGGAGTGGTCATGCCGGTAACCATGACTATCATAGGAGATTTATATACAGAAACGAAAGACCGTGCAAAAGCACAGGGATGGATCAGTGCCGTATGGGGAGTCGCCGGCGTTCTTGGCCCGCTGCTTGGGGGATTTATCGTTGATACCCTTTCATGGAGGTACATTTTCTTCCTGAACCTGCCATTCGGACTAGTCGCTTTAATGATGCTTGTAAAATATTATAAAGAGGATGTTTCGAAGGAAAAGCAGCGCATCGATTATTTGGGAGCGGCAGCGTTCTCCATCGGAACAATCTCCCTTTTATATGCCCTGCTCTCCGGGAGCCAGTCACAGGACTGGAGCAACCCGCTTATCATCGGATTGTTTGCAGCTGCTTTTGCCGTCTATGGCTGTTTTGTATGGATTGAAAAAAGAGCAGCAGAACCAATTATTCCTTTGAACCTTTTTTCCAACAAACGTGTGCTGATTGTGAATCTGCTGACTTTGCTTACCGGTGCTGTTATTATCAGCATTACCATTTACTTGCCGATCTGGAGTCAGGGAGTACTGGGGAAAAGCGCTACAGCGGCTGGATTTATCCTCATGCCAATGCCTGTATGCTGGACATTCGGATCAATCATTGCAGGAAATCTCGTTGGCCGGCTGAAAGCTCAGGCAATTATTACGATGGGAACGGCCTTTCTAAGCGGCGGCGCACTCCTTTTATTTTCGTTATCCGCTCAATCACCTGAATCTCTAATCTATGTATCGATTGGACTGCTTGGACTGGGCATGGGGCTCATGACTCCGATTTTTATGCTGATCATTCAGGGGTCCGTTACTTCTAACAAAAGAGGATCTGCCGTTGCGCTGAACACATTTATCAGCACCTTCAGCCAGACACTCGGGTCAGCTGTATTTGGAACAGTTTTTAATATAGTGACTCTTTCCCAAGCCGGAAAAGGAAATCTTAATTTAAACGCTTCCTTTGATCACGGAAACGTTCAGGCCGGCGAACTTGCCGGCCTGCAGGGAATTCTTGCTTCAGGGGTTCATATTATATATGGAGGAACGTTGCTTCTTGCCATTCTAAGCTTTGGACTTTCCTGGTTTTTGGTTAAAGCTCGGGGAAATGAAGTACAGGGGAATATTTAA
- a CDS encoding nucleoside deaminase, whose translation METEQYIKQAVGLANKNVKMNGGNPFGAVIVKKGKVVAEGVNDVAASFDPTAHAEIQAIRQASQSLKTSDLSGCTVYASGQPCPMCLSAMYFSKIKEVYFAYSNEEAEPFGFSTAPIYTQLALPIGQQSLPIWKAEADYAENPYELFHKLKER comes from the coding sequence ATGGAAACGGAGCAATATATTAAACAGGCTGTGGGCCTAGCCAATAAAAATGTGAAGATGAATGGCGGAAACCCATTTGGCGCTGTCATTGTGAAAAAAGGAAAAGTAGTAGCTGAAGGGGTAAACGATGTTGCCGCAAGCTTTGACCCGACCGCCCATGCAGAAATACAGGCCATCCGGCAAGCATCGCAATCGCTTAAAACATCCGATCTATCCGGATGTACCGTTTATGCAAGCGGCCAGCCCTGTCCGATGTGTTTGAGCGCCATGTATTTCAGCAAAATCAAAGAGGTGTATTTTGCCTACTCGAACGAGGAAGCTGAACCTTTTGGCTTTTCAACGGCTCCAATTTATACACAGCTCGCCCTTCCGATTGGACAGCAGTCGCTGCCAATCTGGAAGGCTGAAGCTGATTATGCGGAAAATCCTTATGAGCTCTTCCATAAGCTTAAAGAACGATGA